TCCCTCCGAGAGCGAGACCGTACCGGTGTGCTCCCCGACGCCGAGTCCGGGGCCCTCGAACATGTGCGCCAGTTCGCGCGTCGTGGCCCATCGCGACGACCCGTGGGCGACCGACTGGTGCCCCTTGCGGTACGCGAGCGCGATGAGAAGCGCGGCAAGCGCCAGCCACACGAACGGGATCTGGCACGCGGCGAGGATAGCGGCGCCGACCGCCAGCAGGACGGCGAGGATCAGCAGGATGCGGCACAGTTGCATGGCGCTCCCTGGGTGAAGTGACGTTCGACATCGTGGTCCTTTCGGGTTCGTGGATGTTGATCGGGTGGAGTGGATTCCGGCTCGGGTCACTGCGAGTCGGGTACTGTGTTCACCTCCACGCGCGTGCCGAGGTGTGGGTGCGGCTCTTATCCGGGAGCACCGGTCTCGGGATCGTCATCGTGATCCGGGACGTCCGGGCCGCCGTCGGTGAGCCACTGACCGAAGTCGGGTGGTGAGGTATCGTCCGGATCGGGGACGGGGTCGGTGAACGCGGTCATGCGAACCTCCGGGGCCAAAAGACCTCGTGTACGTGTGAAAGACGGACGAACATTTCGGGGGCGGTCGCGTGTCGGGCTCAATCACCGGTGGCCCGGGATCGGTCGGCCATCATGCGCTGCCAGGTGCGCACGTCGTATTGGGCGTCCACCGCTTTGAGCGCTTCCTTGCGTGCGTCCGAGAGGATCCGGAGCACGTCCGCCATCGCGAGTTCGGTCCCTGTGAGGTTCACCACCGTGTTCCCCGGCAGTACGATCTTCACCCGCGCGAGCCGAACCGTGGATTCGGGACCGAGGACCGTGGCCGGCGCGTGCTTCCGCAGGTGAGCGGTGAGCGCGGCGCGGGAGAGGCCGCGCGCGACCCGGGCGAGTTCCAATTGCTTGGCGGGGTCGGGTTCCTGGCCGATCAGGTGCGCCTTCGAGGGATCGAGTTCGCCCGCGTTGACCAGCTTTTGCACCTCGGGGCACAGCTTGAGTAGGGCCAGCGAGCGGCTCACCTGGGCTTCGCTCACCTGGACCGACTCTGCGAGTTGCCGAGCGTTCCACTGGTTTGTGTCCAGCATGTTGCGAAACAGCTGAGCCCGATCGACGGGCGGGAGCGCCTGGTGGTGCGCGTCGATGGACTGTTGAGTCATCAACAGTTCGGCGTGGGTGGGTTCCTTGCCCAGGTCGAGGGCCAGTAACTCGGTGAGGCCGACGAGCCGGGCCCCTTGGAGGCGGCGCCCGCCGTCGCACAGGACGAACCGATCGCCCGCGGAGTACCCGATGACAGGGACCTGCTGGCCGTGGGCTCGCATGTTGAATCCGAGTTGCCGGCAGTGCTCGGGATCGAGAGCCGAGCGCGGCTGCGACGGGTAATCGCACCGCGCGACCGGGACGCGTTTCAGTTGCGGGACCATCGGGGTTCCTTTCACACGGCGGGTGAAGGTGTCGGGCGAGCCGGCACCAATAAAGACGCTGGCGCGCACCTCAAGCCGGGGAAAAAAGACGGCCGCGGGAATGCCCCGCGGCCGAACGTTGAGACTGTGCGACTGTCTGCGTTTTGGAGTGCTCGGTGCGTCCGGTGGCGGTCTCAAAATCTCACGGCTGCGGCACCGCGCCGGTCCGCTCGGGCACCGGGATCGTACCGAGGGTTTGAAGCTTCTTGAGGTACCGGAAGTAACTGGCCCGCGACCCGGACCCACCCGCGACGAATGCCTGGACCCGGCCTTCCTCGGTGGCGAACGACAGGTCCGCCCGCAGGGCCGCGACCCGGGCCAACTTGCCGCTCTTCCACTGGCGGTGCAGCAGGGTTCGCCAATCGAGCCCCGCGTCCTTCATGGCCCGGGCCTTGACGTAGTCTCGCATGGATAAACCCGGGATCAGTCCGAGCCAGGCCCCGATGAACGCGTAGATCTCCCGGTCCGTGAACCAGTCGGCCACGGCCTCGTGGATCGTGGCCGCGGTCGGCTGGAACAAGAGCGGCTGGCCCCGGTCGATCATGGCGACCACCGAGGCGCTGATGGCCCGGAGCCGGTTGGTGATGACCAGGACCGGGCTCGACGTCCGGAACTCGGGCGGGACCCCGCGCTCCGCGAGGAGCCGGGTGGTGGAGTCCCAGCGGAGCGTCTTGACCGCGTTGGTCTGACAGAGCGCGTTCATCAGGGTCAGCTTGCCGGGGTCGGTCAGCAGGCTCGTCTCGTCGTCGATCACGACCGGCTCGTCGCGGTGCCGGTACAGGGTGCAGTACATGGCCAGTTTGGTCGCGTGGCAGTCGATCCAGGCGTGCGGGCTCCCGTCGAGCGCGGCCATTGCCCGCTGGGACTTGCCCAGGCCCGGGCGCCCGATCAGGAACAGCAGATGGAACTTGCTGGCGACGAACCCGGCGAGCCAGGGGGTTAGTTCGTCGAAGGAGCGCACGGTGATCGAGCGCGAGAGCCGGTCGGCGGGGGCTTTCATGGGCAACTCTCGGTGAGGGGCAGCCGCTCGTGCGACCGCCGCGAGGTGAATAAAGGCCGGAGGAACGAATTTCGGTTGGGGCCGCCGGGTTCACGTGAACCCGGCGGGGTAGTCTTAAAGGCATCACCCGACGAGGAGGGTTTTCACCCGGTCGAGGACGGCACGAACGCGGTCGAGCGAAAGGCCCACGCGCCGGGCGATCTCCTCGCGGGTCGCGCCCTGCTCCCGCATGAAGAGGATGGCCCGCTCCAGGGGCGCCAGCCGGTCCGTGAGGTGGTCCCAGAGGTCCAGGTCCGATCCGTGCGGGCGCGGATCGGGAATGCCAGAAAGGACTTGCGCCGACGCACCTTGGCACCTCTGTTCCCGCCCCCGTTTGCGGCCGTAGTCGCACAGCGCGTTGTCGCGGATCCGGTTCACCCAGGCGCCGAGGCGGGTCCGGGGCCAGCGCCCGAAGTACGCCGCGAGGATCTTCGCGACTGCGGTTTGGCTCTCGTTCCGGGCGTCGGCGGGCTGGAGGCCCTTGGCGCGGTAGTCGTGGTAGAACCGCTCGCCCAAGCTGGGCAGTGCGCTCTCCACGGCCAGGGCCGCGGCGAATTCCGGGAGCCGGCGCGTAAAGGCTTCCGGGAAACGGAGTTGGATTTCGGCCAATTCTCCGGGGGTTAAGTGCAGTTCACAGCCGATTCGTTCCAAAACCTCGAGTAACAGTTGTGTGGTCATGAGATCACCTTTGTTCAAAGAGCCGGTACGGGCCGGCGCCGGGATGAAGGGGAACAAAGGGTGTGGCAGCCGGAGCCGGGAGGCGGTAGGGTGGGGAAAGCGTGTTGGTCCCGCACCCGTGGTTCACCTGCGGTCGGGCTCGACACCCGGCGGACCGAGTTGGCGCTCGGTCCGTCGGTGCGTTCTACACCGCGTAATCGGACACAGTCGTTCTGCGCTACATTTCGCTGCAAGAACACCGCACTTGCCCGGTCGCAAGTGCTCGTGTGCGGCGGGAATTGCCTCATCTGCGCCCGAATTCTGCGCAGATGGCCTGTGTAGCACTGAGCCGCTGGTAACGTGAGTCGCGTCAAATCCGAAACGTCAGCGTGGGCGCGGGAGATACCGTTCCGCTTGGGCATTGGCCTGGGTCTCGACGTCACGGAGAAGTTGCTCGGCGTGAGCCCGCCCGCTCGCCAGTCCCAATCGGACGTAATCCTCGGTCAAGCCCTCCACGAGTACCTGACGGGACTCCAGAGCTTCGTCCGCACCCAGGGGATGCCCTAGCGCCGTCTTGAACGCGAGTGTAGCGAGAACCCGTTCGCGGTCGATCACGGCCCCGATTGCACGTTCGAGGCTCGCCCGCCCGTAGGCCCGACCCGAATCGGGGGACGGATGTTTTGAGTCATCGGGAAGATCGAACGAACGGGGGCGCACTCGTCGAAGTGCGGCGACCGTCAGGCGATCGGACGGAAAGTGAATGAGAGGCAAATTGATTAACAAATCCGACAAGAAATAACCATCGATTTAACTGTTTGGCAAATTTCAGTCTTGCTATCTATACTCTATGTATACTTGTGTAAACTGATTTATTACTCGTCCGGAGCGATGACGCGCTGGTCAACGAGCCAATCCCGAGTCAACTCCCAGGCCCAGCGGCCGATTGGCTCGCAAATCCTTGATTTCTCGCGTTCCGCACAATGGATTACCTTCTCAGTTGGCCAGGCCGCCGGATCATCGTCCTTCGTCTTGAACGAGTTGCCTTTCTCCGGGTGGCCGAATTTGACGAAGTAATCGTAAAAGAACCGACTGACCTTGATCATCTCGGCTCGCAGGGCACGGTCATTCTGTCCCAGGCCTTCTTTGGCCATTTGCTTGAATGAAAAAGCTCCGCGCTTCGCTTTCAGGCATTTGACCCCAATTTGGTGAAACAGTTTGAGGGGTTCGAGTAACGGAAGTGCCCGATCGTTCATATGGGTAAGTCCCCGGGTCTGAGGAGCGGACGCGATGTTGGAGGGTACGGGCTCTGGCTCTCCGATTCGTACCAGCGCGGGCAGAGGAGATTTGGGCTCTTCCACTTCATAGATCTCGTCCAGAAGAACTTGGATCCGCGTCGCCAGTTTCTCGGGGACGGAACATTGCGCGGTCGCGGAGCGAATGAGTATGTACGGCCGAGTATTACCCGGTGGGCTGTAGTGAGCCTCCAACCGAACTTCGTCAGTGCCGCTCACATTCCAGATTACCTGGTTTCGGAAACACCGGCTGAGATGATTGCGAATGACGTCGTACTCTTTTGCGACAAAGCGTAAGAATACTTTCTCGGGCAGGAACTCGACCTCGTATTTCCAACTCCCGTCCGGAACCGCTTCGTCGGGCAAATCGACTGCACGGAGGCGGTCGGGAACCAGAATGCCCCCAGGAGCCAAATTATCGAAAACGAGGCCCCGCGCTTTCAGTAGTTCCAGGATCCGTCCTCGGTCGGCCTCTCGAAAGGCGGTCCGCTCGTAAAGGGGTACCGTCGGTGGTGCCTCTAGATCGCCCGGCCTATCTGGCAACCGCTCGCGAATCCGCTCATCGGACACGAACCACGCGCCGGGGGGGGGCCGTCTCGCGTCGCCAGGCCAATTCATAGAGCGGGTGCCGGACCCACTCAGGGTTGAACACGACGTCCCGGACTTTCCAAGGATTGGACCGGCTAATTCCGGGCACATCACCAATCCAGTGAGCGACGCCCAAACTGTCCAGAAGGCGGAGACAATTGTTCTGGAATTGCTGCCTCTGATCCCGAGTGTCGTGCCCTGCGAGATTCTCGAACAGCCTCGCAAACCTCTTTAGATCTTCATCTGCGAGGTATGCGCGCAGGTGCAGGTCGTCTCCTGCAAACGCGGCCTCGACGAATGCTTTCGCCCGATGGTACACTATGGGGACGCCAGCTTCCAGGTCGGGGACATGCCGAAGATTGGCTTCGATGGCGGCGTTGATCGCGCGCGCGGCCTCTTGGTGCCCATTCCAAATTTCTATGTTGATGTGCTTTTTCAAGTCGCCCGACCAGCCGAAACCTCGAATGATCTTGACCACATTAGCACCGAACCACTCCTCCGTTTCGGCAACTTCAAGGGCCCGCTCCAGTTGTTCACGGAACTCGGCCGCCTTCGGGTGATCACTCTGAGTGATGACAACGAGGACTGGAGCCCGTCTTCCCTGGCTGCTTCGGCCGGACCTGGCGATCAATCGCAACCAGTAGTTGAGCCTGTTGGACTCGGAGCTATCGCCGTTGGCAGGGCGATACGCCGCAAGGACCAGTATGTAGAAGCAGCGTTGGGCACCGAGAAAGAACCGATGGACGGAGTGTAGTTCATTCTGGCCCCCGAAATCCCAGACGCGTAACTTAACTTCGCGGAGACGAGTGGCGTGATTTGCCGGAAGTGTGAGTGTTTTCTCAGTGAAATCAATATGCGGTGTCGATTGTTCTTCTCGGTCGTAGTAGCCGAGATTGTTCAGCTTGAACAACCGCTGCCGGAGGTGTGTCTTACCGACCCGTCCCTGACCTACCAAGAGGAGTTTGAGTTCGCCCAACGGCGATTCATCGGATGTGTATTGCTCCCCACGAAGCCAGGCCAAAATAGCGCGGGCGTCGGACTCGCCTCGCAAGTAATCGGGGACAGAGACCGCTGTGCCATCAACGTGAAGAGTTTCCAAAAATGAAAGATTCAGCAAAGGTTCCAGGTCCGCCACCGACTGGCACCCGGAGAGTTCGAGCGTGGTGAGGGCCCGTAGCTCGCGTAGCGGCTCCAGGTTCGCCACCGACTCGCACCACGAGAGTTTGAGCGTGGTGAGCGCCCGCAACTCGCGCAACGGCCTCAAATCCACCACCGACTGGCACCCGTAGAGATCGAGCGTGGTGAGGCCCTGCAGCTCGCGGAGCGGCTCCAGGTCCGCCACCGACTCGCACCACGAGAGTTTGAGCGTGGTGAGGGCCTGCAGCTCGCGTAGCGGCTCCAGGTCCGCCACCGACTGGCACCCGGTGAGTTCGAGCGCGGTGAGGGTCCGTAGCTCGCGTAGCAGCCCCAGGTTCGTCACTGACTCACACCCGGAGAGGTCGAGCGTGGTGAGGGCCCGCAGCTCGCGCAGCGGCTCCAGGTCTGTCACCGACTCGCACCACGAGAGCTTGAGCGTGGTGAGGGCCCGCAGCTCGCGTAGCGGCTCCAGGTCCGCCACCGACTTGCACCCGGAGAGGCTGAGCGTGGTGAGCCAAGTGAAGTTGATGAGCAGGCCAACGTCTGCAAAACTGGGCGTAGATCGATCGGAGTCCCATTTCCATTCGAGTCGATTATCGGTATTGAGTTCCAGACACCGTTGACCCCAGGGCGTGCGCACTTTATTAGGCTGTAATTCCTTGGATAACTTGCAGTAGGTAGTTGTCATCCCACCCGGCCTTCATGCGCCGGGTTTTGATACTGCCTTTGACCTTGGTGCGCGTCAACAGGGACACGGCCACGCGCCGGAGCATCCCCAGATTCGCTGCCGCGTGTCCGGTGCGGGCGCGGCTATCGTCCTCACGGAACGCCACGTCCAACACCCAATGCAGCCCATTCTCGATGCCCCAATGGTTCCGGATGTAACCCGCCAACACCGCCGCGCGCGCGCGCAAGCTGGTGATGTAGTAGT
This region of Gemmata massiliana genomic DNA includes:
- a CDS encoding ParB/RepB/Spo0J family partition protein, coding for MVPQLKRVPVARCDYPSQPRSALDPEHCRQLGFNMRAHGQQVPVIGYSAGDRFVLCDGGRRLQGARLVGLTELLALDLGKEPTHAELLMTQQSIDAHHQALPPVDRAQLFRNMLDTNQWNARQLAESVQVSEAQVSRSLALLKLCPEVQKLVNAGELDPSKAHLIGQEPDPAKQLELARVARGLSRAALTAHLRKHAPATVLGPESTVRLARVKIVLPGNTVVNLTGTELAMADVLRILSDARKEALKAVDAQYDVRTWQRMMADRSRATGD
- a CDS encoding RNA polymerase sigma factor — protein: MTTQLLLEVLERIGCELHLTPGELAEIQLRFPEAFTRRLPEFAAALAVESALPSLGERFYHDYRAKGLQPADARNESQTAVAKILAAYFGRWPRTRLGAWVNRIRDNALCDYGRKRGREQRCQGASAQVLSGIPDPRPHGSDLDLWDHLTDRLAPLERAILFMREQGATREEIARRVGLSLDRVRAVLDRVKTLLVG
- a CDS encoding ADP-ribosylation factor-like protein, coding for MTTTYCKLSKELQPNKVRTPWGQRCLELNTDNRLEWKWDSDRSTPSFADVGLLINFTWLTTLSLSGCKSVADLEPLRELRALTTLKLSWCESVTDLEPLRELRALTTLDLSGCESVTNLGLLRELRTLTALELTGCQSVADLEPLRELQALTTLKLSWCESVADLEPLRELQGLTTLDLYGCQSVVDLRPLRELRALTTLKLSWCESVANLEPLRELRALTTLELSGCQSVADLEPLLNLSFLETLHVDGTAVSVPDYLRGESDARAILAWLRGEQYTSDESPLGELKLLLVGQGRVGKTHLRQRLFKLNNLGYYDREEQSTPHIDFTEKTLTLPANHATRLREVKLRVWDFGGQNELHSVHRFFLGAQRCFYILVLAAYRPANGDSSESNRLNYWLRLIARSGRSSQGRRAPVLVVITQSDHPKAAEFREQLERALEVAETEEWFGANVVKIIRGFGWSGDLKKHINIEIWNGHQEAARAINAAIEANLRHVPDLEAGVPIVYHRAKAFVEAAFAGDDLHLRAYLADEDLKRFARLFENLAGHDTRDQRQQFQNNCLRLLDSLGVAHWIGDVPGISRSNPWKVRDVVFNPEWVRHPLYELAWRRETAPPRRVVRVR